One part of the Chryseobacterium mulctrae genome encodes these proteins:
- a CDS encoding helix-turn-helix domain-containing protein, translating into MNNHFFDLIEYTSRSVFLTGKAGTGKTTFLNEFVKKTKKKHIVVAPTGIAAINAGGVTIHSMFGLPLRTFLPTTDRIDSSLANNIIDLQQHFKYRKDKLKLLREVEVLIIDEVSMLRADVLDMMDFSLRFIRRNNQRFGGVQMLFIGDLYQLPPVVRDEHVLKMFYNSPFFFDSLAIKDIPLLTIELTKVYRQTDQGFLEILNAIRDGDVANIDFNHLNERYDPGFEAGEDPYVYLCSHNKMADDINQEKLKDIKVSPKSYEAKLFGEFKENQFPNEQFLELKVGAQVMFIRNDITGEKKYFNGKLGEISSLDENEVKVILDGSEREITVKREVWEQKKYSLDTDKNIKEEVLGSFEQFPIKLAWAVTIHKSQGLTFDKVIIDAGKSFTAGQVYVALSRCRTLEGIVLKSKITPEVIFKDNRILKFQGETQANDNVESILNQEKYDYSIRKVLRTVDCQWFLKEVEQWNNLSIVTKSIDRTKSNQLYIQLKRDVLNLGKIFEKLERIIFQKVNLFIEKKEDWSEIESKSKGAVNFFFTEIRDKVFNPLKEFYAEIKGAKGLKQYNEELKNWLEDIEEYLNSLKEIHLLETKLLDEKNDKEVSMKIAKVPSQVLTFQLFEQGKTISEIAMERGLVKETVIGHLAKFAEQGLLDIARVITSDKIKAFKEMFHRDPKENLTDWKAALPNDFEFNEIRILINHFTYQKEKNNN; encoded by the coding sequence ATGAACAATCATTTTTTTGACTTAATTGAATACACCAGCCGAAGTGTTTTTCTTACAGGAAAAGCAGGAACGGGGAAAACTACATTTCTAAACGAATTTGTAAAGAAAACGAAAAAAAAGCACATTGTTGTAGCGCCCACGGGAATTGCTGCAATCAATGCAGGCGGAGTTACCATTCACTCGATGTTTGGTTTGCCTTTGCGTACTTTTTTACCAACAACAGACCGTATTGACAGTAGTTTGGCCAATAATATTATCGACCTTCAGCAGCATTTTAAATACCGAAAAGATAAACTTAAACTGTTAAGAGAAGTTGAGGTTTTGATTATTGATGAGGTTTCGATGTTGCGTGCCGATGTTTTGGATATGATGGATTTTTCTTTGAGATTTATCCGTAGAAATAATCAGCGTTTTGGTGGCGTTCAGATGTTGTTCATCGGAGATTTGTATCAGCTTCCACCAGTGGTGAGAGATGAACATGTCTTGAAAATGTTCTATAATTCGCCTTTCTTTTTCGATAGTTTGGCGATTAAAGATATTCCTTTACTGACGATTGAATTAACCAAAGTCTACCGTCAAACCGATCAGGGATTTTTAGAAATATTAAATGCGATTCGTGACGGAGATGTTGCCAATATTGATTTTAATCATCTAAACGAAAGATATGATCCGGGTTTCGAAGCGGGAGAAGATCCTTACGTTTATCTCTGTTCGCACAATAAAATGGCAGACGATATCAATCAGGAAAAACTGAAAGATATAAAAGTAAGTCCAAAGTCTTATGAAGCGAAGCTTTTTGGTGAGTTTAAAGAAAATCAGTTTCCAAATGAGCAATTTTTAGAATTAAAGGTCGGAGCTCAAGTCATGTTTATCAGAAATGATATTACAGGTGAAAAGAAGTATTTCAATGGTAAATTAGGCGAGATTTCTTCTTTAGATGAAAACGAAGTAAAAGTTATTCTTGATGGAAGCGAAAGAGAGATTACCGTAAAAAGAGAAGTCTGGGAACAGAAAAAATATTCTCTCGATACCGATAAAAATATTAAAGAAGAAGTTTTGGGAAGCTTTGAGCAGTTTCCGATAAAATTAGCTTGGGCGGTGACGATTCACAAAAGTCAGGGTTTAACGTTTGATAAAGTGATTATTGATGCCGGAAAAAGTTTTACAGCGGGTCAGGTTTATGTTGCGTTGTCACGTTGCCGAACGTTGGAAGGAATTGTTTTAAAATCTAAAATTACTCCTGAAGTTATTTTTAAAGACAACCGGATTCTGAAATTTCAGGGGGAAACGCAGGCAAATGATAATGTTGAAAGTATTTTAAATCAGGAAAAATACGATTACAGCATCCGAAAAGTACTTCGTACAGTAGATTGTCAATGGTTTTTAAAAGAAGTAGAGCAGTGGAATAATCTTTCAATTGTTACCAAAAGTATCGACCGTACAAAATCGAATCAGCTTTATATTCAGTTAAAACGTGATGTTTTGAATCTAGGTAAGATCTTCGAAAAACTGGAGCGTATTATTTTCCAGAAAGTCAATTTATTTATTGAAAAGAAAGAAGATTGGAGTGAGATTGAAAGCAAATCAAAAGGTGCGGTGAATTTCTTTTTTACCGAGATCAGAGACAAAGTTTTTAATCCACTGAAAGAATTTTATGCTGAAATAAAAGGCGCAAAAGGTTTAAAACAATACAATGAAGAGCTTAAAAACTGGCTCGAAGATATTGAAGAATACCTGAACAGTCTAAAAGAAATTCATTTGCTGGAAACCAAACTTCTGGATGAAAAAAATGATAAGGAAGTCAGCATGAAAATTGCAAAAGTTCCGTCTCAGGTTCTTACTTTCCAATTGTTTGAACAAGGAAAAACGATTTCCGAAATTGCCATGGAAAGAGGTTTGGTAAAAGAAACCGTAATCGGTCATTTGGCAAAATTTGCAGAACAGGGTTTGCTAGATATTGCAAGAGTGATTACTTCCGATAAGATCAAAGCGTTTAAGGAAATGTTTCACAGAGATCCTAAAGAAAATCTAACCGATTGGAAAGCTGCTTTACCAAATGATTTTGAATTTAATGAAATCAGGATTTTGATTAATCATTTTACCTATCAGAAGGAGAAAAATAACAATTAA
- a CDS encoding gamma carbonic anhydrase family protein: MALIKELLGKAPQIGENTFLAETATVIGNVTMGKDCSIWYNAVIRGDVHYITMGDKVNVQDNAMLHCTYEKFPLEIGNNVSIGHNAIVHGCRIHDNVLIGMGSIVMDDCTIEENSIVGAGSVVTQGTHIKSGEVWGGVPARKIKDISAALLEGEVNRIADNYVKYSSWYKV, from the coding sequence ATGGCACTTATAAAAGAACTTTTAGGAAAGGCACCGCAAATTGGTGAAAATACATTTTTGGCAGAAACAGCAACGGTTATCGGAAATGTAACGATGGGAAAAGATTGTAGCATTTGGTACAATGCAGTAATCAGAGGCGATGTGCATTATATTACGATGGGTGATAAAGTGAATGTACAGGATAATGCGATGTTGCACTGTACGTACGAAAAATTCCCTTTAGAGATCGGAAATAATGTTTCAATTGGTCACAATGCAATTGTTCACGGATGCAGAATTCACGACAATGTTTTAATTGGAATGGGCTCTATCGTGATGGACGACTGTACAATTGAAGAAAATTCTATTGTAGGTGCAGGCTCTGTGGTAACACAAGGAACGCATATAAAATCTGGTGAAGTTTGGGGCGGTGTTCCTGCCAGAAAAATTAAAGATATTTCTGCAGCGCTTCTGGAAGGCGAAGTGAATAGAATTGCAGATAATTATGTGAAATATTCCTCTTGGTATAAAGTTTAG